The following coding sequences lie in one Spinacia oleracea cultivar Varoflay chromosome 1, BTI_SOV_V1, whole genome shotgun sequence genomic window:
- the LOC130466053 gene encoding serine/threonine-protein phosphatase 7 long form homolog yields the protein MTWQPYSETVLGLLPEICRCDRDIWRSVVPLICFDIVEYHYPNKVMRQFGLEQSVPVACDTSVDLHNVDRRHKNKKFEEMHRKYVEEWRDRESRIVQGTPFAGHRERMKEYMDWYCSITRLLITPVTRSPPTTHYQPSSSDIILSHALADLASRCTRAVDSALELPPSLAFLSLLIRYAI from the exons ATGACTTGGCAGCCATATTCAGAGACGGTACTTGGTTTACTACCCGAGATTTGTAGATGTGATAGAGATATATGGCGCTCAGTTGTACCGTTGATTTGCTTTGACATTGTTGAGTACCACTACCCAAATAAAGTGATGCGTCAGTTTGGATTGGAACAGTCAGTTCCCGTTGCGTGTGACACGAGTGTTGATCTTCATAATGTGGATCGACGGCATAAAAACAAGAAGTTTGAAGAGATGCATCGCAAATATGTGGAGGAGTGGCGTGATCGTGAGAGTCGGATTGTTCAAGGCACTCCTTTTGCCGGTCATCGTGAGAGGATGAAGGAGTATATGGATTGGTATTGTAGCATCACGAGACTCCTCATTACTCCTGTTACACGATCACCCCCCACCACTCATTATCAGCCGTCTTCCTCTGATATTATTTTG TCACATGCATTGGCTGATCTTGCCTCAAGATGCACTCGAGCTGTGGATTCTGCGTTAGAGTTACCTCCCAGTTTGGCCTTCCTCTCACTCTTGATACGTTACGCAATTTGA
- the LOC110800505 gene encoding uncharacterized protein: MELPDYPIYCHWGGEILQSSGDVTYKGGERKFGFVNCQMSYDEVLSKVYDLMRCDSRYVELKLLMRYPMMSGSYEAIPLDDDNSLKAMLIAMSQTQSTTMQLFIEQLPKQPETQSHLESFHEMDSWASPFPYLPLTNQSGLTGSFTRMLTDEQYASEHISELTSPTQTPHVEATNGDPSMILFDSLDQICVDFFGDEAVGVDSDVDEDEDTQDANDKAIRESAPSQIFNNVAELDPILLDSWRTWSNNHSFDGEFAIGQEFDSLAQLKDIVKGYSIAKNHSFKVLESEPTKYVVECKRKSSCKCSWRLRAIKDPCLASFRIVRYNGPHASNCLGDINSIDHPLLSSDFVCNEIKDLIRADPSLKIRVIVQAVKVKFKYTITYKRAWSAKQKAIASIFGDWEQSYEELPRYMQALKESDPGTVVEWCTLASNEDPSVHIFLRVFWAFKPSIDGFKHCRPLITIDGTHLYGKYKGTLLIAMGTDANSQLFPLAFAIVESENGESWKWFMKCIRHLVTQREGLCVISDRHAGILQTMNEVNSGWEELRAHHRFCTRHLAFNVNTQFKNAYVKNLFGKAADARQRKKFDYCLGRIGELNVEAHKYLMDISSHRWSIHHDGGFRYGVKTTNMSEAFNGVMKGARCLPITALVRMTFYRVNSYFVTRRGWGKRRIEEGHDFVEKATTTIEMNMAKSGAHEVQAFDHEMGLFEVTTGRGGMASGKGGNIHTVNLVAKTCTCEKLKIYKFPCSHVLAANILEDLSSTS, encoded by the exons ATGGAGTTGCCAGACTATCCTATTTATTGTCATTGGGGAGGGGAAATTTTGCAAAGTAGCGGTGATGTTACATATAAAGGAGGAGAGCGAAAATTTGGGTTTGTCAATTGTCAAATGAGTTATGATGAGGTTTTGAGTAAGGTTTATGATCTTATGAGATGTGACTCGAGATATGTGGAGTTGAAGCTACTAATGAGGTATCCAATGATGTCCGGTTCATATGAAGCCATTCCGTTGGATGATGACAATTCTTTAAAAGCAATGTTGATTGCTATGTCTCAAACACAATCAACCACAATGCAATTGTTCATCGAGCAACTTCCAAAGCAACCCGAAACTCAATCCCACTTGGAATCCTTTCATGAAATGGATTCATGGGCGAGTCCATTTCCCTACTTGCCCTTGACAAATCAAAGTGGGTTAACGGGTTCATTCACAAGAATGCTTACGGATGAACAATATGCTAGTGAACACATTTCAGAGCTCACTTCTCCAACTCAAACACCACATGTAGAAGCTACAAATGGTGATCCATCTATGATACTTTTCGATTCTCTAGATCAAATATGTGTTGATTTTTttggagatgaagcggttggGGTGGATAGTGAtgttgatgaagatgaagatacaCAAGATGCTAATGACAAAGCTATAAGAGAAAGCGCTCCATCTCAAATTTTCAACAATGTTGCAGAGTTGGATCCGattttgcttgattcttggaggaCTTGGTCCAACAACCACTCTTTTGATGGTGAATTTGCTATTGGGCAAGAGTTTGATTCTTTGGCGCAATTGAAAGACATAGTCAAAGGTTATTCCATAGCTAAAAATCATTCATTTAAGGTGTTGGAGAGTGAGCCCACAAAATACGTAGTTGAGTGTAAAAGAAAGAGTTCATGCAAATGCTCATGGAGGTTACGTGCAATCAAGGATCCTTGTCTTGCTTCATTCAGAATTGTGAGGTATAATGGCCCCCATGCAAGTAATTGTTTGGGTGACATAAACTCAATCGATCATCCTCTTCTCTCCTCTGATTTTGTATGCAATGAGATAAAAGATCTTATTCGTGCCGATCCTTCTTTGAAAATCCGTGTTATTGTGCAAGCGGTGAAAGTCAAGTTTAAGTATACCATCACTTACAAGAGAGCTTGGTCAGCGAAACAAAAGGCTATTGCAAGCATTTTTGGTGATTGGGAGCAATCTTACGAAGAGTTGCCTAGGTACATGCAAGCATTGAAAGAATCTGATCCAGGAACCGTCGTGGAATGGTGTACCTTGGCTTCTAATGAAGATCCTTCTGTTCACATTTTTTTGAGAGTGTTTTGGGCATTCAAGCCTTCCATCGATGGTTTTAAGCACTGTCGACCCCTAATCACCATAGATGGAACTCATTTGTATGGTAAGTACAAGGGCACGTTACTCATAGCCATGGGTACAGATGCGAATTCTCAATTGTTCCCTCTTGCCTTTGCTATTGTTGAAAGTGAAAATGGTGAGAGTTGGAAATGGTTCATGAAATGCATTCGGCATTTAGTTACTCAGAGGGAAGGTTTATGTGTCATTTCTGATAGACATGCAGGGATTTTGCAAACAATGAATGAGGTCAATAGTGGGTGGGAGGAGCTGCGTGCCCACCATCGATTTTGTACTCGTCACCTTGCCTTTAATGTCAACACTCAGTTCAAGAATGCTTATGTGAAGAACCTTTTCGGAAAAGCCGCAGATGCTCGTCAAAGAAAGAAGTTTGATTACTGCTTGGGAAGAATTGGTGAATTGAATGTTGAAGCTCATAAGTACTTGATGGATATTTCTTCTCATCGGTGGTCGATCCACCATGATGGTGGTTTTAGATATGGCGTGAAAACCACAAACATGTCCGAAGCTTTTAATGGGGTGATGAAAGGTGCTCGTTGTTTGCCGATAACCGCCCTTGTTCGGATGACGTTTTACCGAGTGAACTCCTACTTTGTTACAAGACGAGGTTGGGGTAAAAGGAGAATTGAAGAAGGCCACGATTTCGTTGAGAAGgccacaacaacaattgaaatgAACATGGCAAAATCTGGTGCTCACGAGGTCCAAGCCTTTGATCATGAGATGGGGCTATTTGAGGTTACAACTGGACGAGGAGGCATGGCTTCAGGTAAAGGTGGTAACATTCACACTGTTAACCTTGTAGCCAAAACTTGCACTTGTGAGAAATTAAAAATCTACAAGTTTCCATGCTCCCATGTGCTTGCG GCAAACATACTTGAAGATCTTTCATCCACTTCCTGA
- the LOC130465545 gene encoding uncharacterized protein — MPPASKLAVSSVQPENGLRSSCQIVQLQQPVNKSKISNNVYNPTPTCKGGDEITCDAGGDARGVRGGGRGEGGGGGRGEGGGGGRGEVSAGGRRGGVSGGGRARGGRKPRPRETCEVEVSGVH; from the exons ATGCCCCCTGCATCCAAGCTTGCAGTTTCCAGTGTTCAGCCAGAAAATGGGCTGAGATCTTCCTGCCAAATAGTCCAACTCCAACAACCTGTAAACAAATCCAAGATCTCCAACAACGTCTATAATCCAACTCCAAC CTGCAAAGGAGGAGATGAAATAACTTGTGATGCTGGCGGAGATGCAAGAGGAGTAAGAGGTGGAGGGCGtggagaaggtggtggtggagggcgtggagaaggtggtggtggagggcgtGGAGAAGTAAGTGCTGGAGGGCGTAGAGGAGGAGTAAGTGGTGGAGGGCGTGCACGTGGTGGTCGAAAACCACGCCCTCGAGAAACATGTGAGGTGGAGGTGTCGGGTGTACACTGA